A region of Maridesulfovibrio sp. DNA encodes the following proteins:
- a CDS encoding HEAT repeat domain-containing protein, which yields MSILTDFREKSFLDKISILNEVATAKDPLELEELLELFLNPVGDTSVDYMVVTALNGVLSVDEQKTVDLLEQGEGKLRTLCIRVCGEFQFKSAVPVLLRMAEENSDPDFLFEVLTSLSKIGGAEALDLFRSNINNEDDLIVVMSIEMLGELKDKESVPALKGFVERNNEDGNYEVCDLTTWKAVECLAAIGTDEALDFIVANLHHRNPTVRRVVTDCLTVLGGAAVPYLTKVISPGSDKDDMILAANVLGFVGDKAGLDVLMDAIEKEYSTDSSVKYAIYEAIGRIGTMKGVISLIDGLDDDDDLIAVAVMTGLDGLVNPGVNKKLVEIIGAGGSKAGKILRAIVTAKAVNVFHGLYGEGKIGRFLMNAIVASKDAEVHEAFRAKLVEIGGEGAEADISRLPEAVEAVGKRALAVDDSKSMLALYRSILTSAGYNPTVAENGQDAYSYIEMNEVFDVIITDMNMPVMDGMEFVSKLRQTDDYADIPVIMVTTESEYSQQELARKTGVNDFITKPFTADQLKAKIAEYVS from the coding sequence ATGTCTATATTAACCGATTTCAGGGAAAAATCTTTCTTGGATAAGATCAGTATCCTCAATGAGGTGGCTACCGCCAAGGATCCGTTGGAGCTTGAAGAACTGCTTGAACTCTTCCTGAATCCCGTTGGTGATACTTCCGTTGATTATATGGTGGTCACAGCTTTGAACGGCGTGCTTTCCGTTGATGAGCAGAAAACAGTTGATCTTTTAGAGCAGGGTGAAGGCAAGCTGCGTACCCTGTGCATCAGGGTCTGCGGTGAATTTCAGTTCAAGAGTGCTGTGCCCGTGCTGTTGCGTATGGCAGAAGAAAATTCCGATCCTGATTTTCTGTTTGAGGTTTTAACTTCCCTGTCCAAAATAGGAGGGGCGGAAGCTCTTGATCTTTTCCGCTCCAATATCAACAATGAAGATGATCTGATTGTGGTCATGTCCATTGAAATGCTGGGTGAACTTAAAGATAAAGAGTCCGTCCCCGCCCTTAAAGGATTTGTGGAGCGCAATAACGAAGACGGCAATTATGAGGTCTGCGACCTGACTACATGGAAAGCTGTTGAATGCCTTGCAGCCATCGGCACTGACGAAGCCCTTGATTTTATTGTCGCCAACCTGCATCACCGCAATCCCACCGTGCGCAGGGTGGTCACTGATTGCCTGACCGTACTCGGCGGCGCGGCTGTACCTTATCTGACTAAAGTAATCAGTCCGGGCAGCGACAAGGATGATATGATCCTTGCCGCCAACGTACTCGGTTTTGTCGGGGATAAGGCCGGTCTTGATGTGCTCATGGATGCCATTGAGAAAGAATACTCCACTGATTCCAGTGTGAAATATGCAATCTATGAAGCCATCGGAAGGATCGGAACCATGAAGGGCGTAATCAGCCTGATTGATGGTCTGGATGATGATGACGACCTTATTGCCGTTGCGGTTATGACCGGACTTGACGGTCTGGTTAATCCGGGTGTGAATAAAAAACTTGTTGAAATAATAGGTGCTGGCGGAAGCAAGGCCGGGAAAATTCTCAGGGCCATTGTCACTGCAAAGGCTGTGAATGTCTTTCATGGGTTATATGGTGAGGGTAAGATCGGCCGTTTTCTGATGAATGCCATTGTCGCTTCCAAGGACGCCGAGGTGCATGAGGCCTTCCGGGCCAAGCTGGTCGAGATTGGTGGTGAGGGAGCCGAAGCCGACATTTCAAGGTTGCCCGAGGCAGTAGAGGCCGTTGGGAAAAGAGCTCTTGCTGTCGACGATTCCAAGTCCATGCTTGCTCTCTACCGCAGCATTCTGACCAGTGCCGGGTACAACCCCACGGTGGCTGAGAACGGGCAGGATGCCTACTCCTATATCGAGATGAATGAAGTATTCGATGTGATTATCACCGATATGAATATGCCGGTCATGGATGGAATGGAATTTGTTTCCAAGCTGCGCCAGACCGATGACTATGCTGATATCCCGGTGATCATGGTTACGACCGAATCCGAATATTCCCAGCAGGAGCTGGCGCGTAAAACCGGGGTAAATGACTTTATTACCAAGCCTTTTACCGCTGATCAGCTGAAAGCAAAAATTGCTGAGTATGTTTCTTGA
- a CDS encoding chemotaxis protein CheX: MNVELAKPFIKAAVDVLSMMAMITPKPGKPYVKKTKTAVGDVTGLVGITGDMNGTISITFTKNCAVTIVKNMLGDDIQDILQDVQDAVGEITNMVSGQARAGLAEQGLQFSGATPSVIMGDNHTITHIASTPIMAIPFTTDAGEFTIEFCFE, translated from the coding sequence ATGAATGTTGAGCTTGCCAAACCGTTTATCAAGGCTGCGGTGGATGTTCTGTCAATGATGGCGATGATCACCCCCAAACCGGGGAAGCCTTATGTAAAGAAGACCAAGACTGCCGTGGGCGATGTAACTGGGCTTGTGGGCATCACCGGCGACATGAACGGAACAATTTCAATTACCTTTACAAAAAATTGCGCAGTGACCATCGTCAAGAATATGCTTGGCGATGATATTCAGGATATTCTGCAGGATGTGCAGGATGCAGTCGGTGAGATCACCAATATGGTTTCCGGGCAGGCCCGTGCCGGGCTGGCCGAACAGGGGCTCCAGTTTTCGGGGGCGACACCTTCAGTTATTATGGGAGATAACCATACCATCACCCATATTGCCAGCACTCCGATCATGGCAATCCCCTTTACTACAGATGCAGGGGAGTTCACCATTGAGTTCTGCTTTGAATAA
- a CDS encoding PAS domain S-box protein: MFRSILFALLLFLPGCTDIFAEGWLSSTLTELGAGNLDRILVIGAGVIIAILLFFIGFLYLNIDKRKKVETELQRERDLMGSIMETSPMGILVIDNDGRIIFANDQAARVHGVAREDIIGKQHNDPVWEITAHDGSPFPEERLAFNRVMKIRNAVLDIRHAIHWMDGRRVLLSINASPIFSDDGNIQKVVASVEDITTRKKVEEALKESAYRFRSLVKTAESVIILLSPEKKILEFNRMAEHIFGRTRHEVLGRDYYELFVPERFWADHNKQFSTVLSGTPLRLLEGYVVAHGGEERMMQWSLSRLLDAKGGALGVLAVGQDITERKRSEAELCEARDAAEEASRAKSEFLANMSHEIRTPISAIIGMSEMTLSTDLTEEQQGYLVTVKKAAESLLHIINDILDISKIEARKMELRPEDFNLFEMLEKQLSVLKVQAEEKGIELRANVSDDVSRCYYGDEYRLGQIIINLVGNAIKFTEKGYVKVSVEHAGSFEEGAVLEFRVKDTGIGISEDKAEKLFESFVQLNAGYSKRHPGSGLGLAISRQLVEMMGGQITFTSSEGKGTEFKFTVRLKSSEGECLETPVTIFETPGTGKAHPARILLAEDNATNQLYIAHFLTEQGFEVETAENGIEALELLANSDSFDVILMDVQMPEMDGLETTKRIREQGNDIPIIALTAYAMEGDREKFLSSGMDAYSSKPVKIDELVKIIGRLVPHKTN; the protein is encoded by the coding sequence ATGTTTCGATCCATACTGTTTGCACTATTATTATTTCTGCCCGGCTGTACTGATATTTTTGCAGAAGGCTGGCTCTCCAGTACTCTTACTGAGCTGGGGGCGGGTAATCTGGACAGGATTCTTGTGATTGGTGCGGGTGTGATTATTGCTATTCTGCTGTTTTTTATCGGTTTTCTTTATTTGAATATCGATAAGAGAAAAAAAGTGGAAACGGAATTGCAGCGTGAACGCGATCTCATGGGCAGTATTATGGAAACCAGCCCCATGGGTATTTTGGTTATTGATAATGACGGCAGGATTATTTTTGCCAATGATCAGGCTGCCCGTGTGCATGGTGTGGCCCGTGAAGACATTATAGGTAAACAGCATAATGACCCGGTTTGGGAAATAACCGCCCATGACGGATCCCCTTTTCCTGAAGAACGGCTCGCTTTCAACAGGGTCATGAAAATCCGTAATGCGGTTTTGGATATTCGTCACGCCATCCATTGGATGGATGGACGCAGGGTCCTGCTCTCCATCAATGCTTCCCCTATTTTTTCTGATGACGGGAACATTCAGAAAGTCGTTGCCTCTGTAGAGGACATCACCACCAGAAAAAAAGTGGAGGAAGCTCTCAAGGAGAGCGCCTACCGTTTTCGTTCACTTGTTAAAACAGCTGAAAGTGTCATTATTCTCCTTTCCCCCGAGAAAAAAATTCTTGAATTCAACCGTATGGCTGAGCACATTTTCGGACGGACCCGCCATGAGGTACTGGGCCGTGATTATTATGAACTTTTTGTTCCGGAGAGATTTTGGGCTGACCATAATAAGCAGTTCTCAACAGTGCTTTCCGGTACTCCTTTGCGGTTGCTTGAGGGCTATGTGGTAGCCCATGGCGGTGAAGAGCGCATGATGCAATGGTCCCTTTCCCGGTTGCTGGATGCCAAGGGCGGAGCTTTGGGGGTTCTTGCAGTGGGACAGGACATCACCGAGCGCAAGCGAAGTGAAGCCGAACTTTGCGAAGCCCGTGATGCTGCCGAAGAAGCCAGCCGGGCAAAAAGTGAATTCCTCGCCAATATGAGTCATGAAATCCGCACTCCTATCAGCGCAATTATCGGCATGAGTGAAATGACTTTGAGCACCGACCTGACCGAAGAGCAGCAGGGGTATCTGGTAACGGTTAAAAAAGCTGCGGAATCATTGCTGCACATTATTAATGATATTCTTGATATTTCCAAAATTGAAGCCCGCAAGATGGAGTTGCGGCCCGAGGATTTCAATCTCTTTGAAATGCTGGAAAAACAGCTTTCAGTTTTGAAGGTGCAGGCAGAGGAAAAGGGCATAGAACTGCGCGCCAATGTCAGCGACGATGTTTCCCGCTGCTATTATGGGGATGAATACCGTCTTGGGCAGATCATAATCAATCTGGTGGGCAATGCCATCAAGTTTACTGAAAAAGGTTACGTGAAAGTCTCTGTGGAGCATGCCGGAAGTTTTGAAGAGGGTGCGGTTCTCGAGTTCAGGGTTAAAGACACTGGAATAGGTATTTCAGAAGATAAGGCCGAGAAACTTTTTGAAAGTTTTGTGCAGCTCAATGCCGGATATTCCAAACGCCATCCCGGAAGCGGTTTGGGGCTGGCTATTTCACGCCAGTTGGTGGAAATGATGGGGGGGCAGATTACCTTTACCAGCAGTGAAGGCAAGGGCACTGAGTTCAAGTTTACAGTAAGGCTCAAGTCCAGCGAAGGTGAATGTCTGGAAACCCCGGTTACTATTTTTGAGACTCCCGGTACTGGAAAGGCTCATCCTGCCCGTATCCTTCTGGCTGAGGATAATGCTACCAACCAGCTCTATATTGCCCATTTCCTGACTGAACAGGGCTTTGAGGTTGAAACTGCGGAAAATGGGATTGAAGCTTTGGAATTGCTGGCGAACAGTGATTCTTTTGACGTTATCCTTATGGATGTGCAGATGCCTGAGATGGACGGTCTTGAAACAACAAAGAGGATCAGGGAGCAGGGGAACGATATCCCGATCATTGCCCTGACCGCTTATGCCATGGAAGGAGACCGGGAAAAATTCTTGAGCAGTGGCATGGATGCCTATTCTTCAAAGCCGGTTAAGATTGACGAGCTGGTTAAGATTATCGGCAGGCTTGTTCCCCACAAGACCAATTAA
- a CDS encoding alpha/beta fold hydrolase, producing MNFIINAVVLLVLMPIPLFLFATLCNPAEVRKRGAKQMLKDFVRAAFSAGLSLLNAVCTRPFTFLCNLPLIKKNSDDTPILMVHGLYHNKAAWLIMRYRLNLAGYSNLHTWQYGSFMTSYPELVLELRDTIEKLHYKSNKKIILIGHSLGGLLSCGATQAPETESMCAGLISLGTPYRGSILASIAIGRLGRSLHPASGLFKGENRIAYPQDIPKTAIISPMDELVLPWTNLEPSSGNWNIIHSHALGHVAMLYSREVSGLIVENIRKIQKA from the coding sequence ATGAACTTTATAATAAATGCCGTTGTGCTGCTGGTATTAATGCCCATTCCTCTTTTTCTTTTTGCAACCCTCTGCAATCCCGCAGAAGTACGCAAAAGAGGTGCCAAGCAGATGCTCAAGGATTTTGTCAGGGCTGCATTTTCAGCTGGATTAAGTCTGCTGAACGCCGTCTGCACCCGTCCTTTCACCTTTCTGTGCAATCTGCCGCTGATAAAAAAAAATAGTGATGACACTCCCATACTAATGGTCCACGGGCTTTACCATAACAAAGCCGCATGGCTGATTATGCGTTACCGCTTAAATCTGGCCGGGTACAGCAACCTGCACACGTGGCAATACGGCAGTTTTATGACATCTTATCCTGAATTGGTGTTAGAACTACGCGATACCATTGAAAAACTTCACTATAAATCAAACAAAAAAATAATTCTCATAGGGCACAGCCTTGGAGGTCTGCTTTCTTGCGGAGCAACTCAGGCCCCGGAAACAGAAAGCATGTGTGCCGGGCTCATATCTCTCGGCACCCCGTACAGAGGAAGTATTCTGGCATCAATAGCCATCGGCAGGCTGGGGCGAAGCCTCCATCCAGCAAGTGGGTTATTCAAAGGTGAAAACAGAATAGCTTACCCGCAAGATATCCCCAAAACGGCTATCATTTCCCCAATGGATGAACTGGTGCTGCCATGGACCAACCTTGAACCTTCTTCAGGAAATTGGAACATCATACATAGCCATGCGCTTGGACATGTAGCCATGCTCTACAGCAGGGAAGTCAGTGGTCTCATAGTGGAAAATATACGTAAAATTCAAAAAGCATAA
- a CDS encoding DUF1786 domain-containing protein, giving the protein MKDTVLSLDIGSGTQDVLYYMKGVEIENCFKFVLPSPARVVGAKIKELTGQGRDIYLSGRNMGGGFGRSVYPHMEAGYKVYSHPRAALALGDDLTRLEKNGIILCDEMPEGCVEVPLADFDPEWWKEFFAAAGLDYPGYITASVQDHGYHPGKSNRIGRFNLWKHLLLENSGRPESLVFETVPPEFTRMAELQDSIGGGAVSDTGAAAVLGALFVDGIMEHSHRQGVCLINVGNSHTVSFLIFKGAVYGVYEHHTGNMTPEKLWNDSQRFRQGKISFQDVFDDWGHGCLTLDLPEEAQGFAPTYVLGPRRALLEGYPVEFPAPGGDMMLAGSFGLIKGMEMKGIL; this is encoded by the coding sequence GTGAAAGATACGGTCTTAAGTCTGGACATCGGCAGTGGAACTCAGGATGTCCTTTATTATATGAAGGGGGTGGAGATTGAGAATTGTTTCAAATTCGTACTTCCTTCGCCTGCACGGGTGGTGGGCGCCAAGATTAAGGAATTGACCGGACAGGGACGTGATATATATCTTTCCGGCAGGAACATGGGGGGCGGTTTCGGGCGTTCAGTCTATCCGCACATGGAGGCCGGGTACAAGGTCTACTCCCACCCTCGCGCTGCTCTCGCTCTTGGAGACGACCTGACCCGTCTGGAAAAAAACGGAATAATCCTTTGCGATGAAATGCCTGAAGGGTGCGTCGAAGTGCCACTTGCTGATTTTGATCCTGAGTGGTGGAAGGAATTTTTTGCGGCAGCGGGGCTTGATTATCCCGGCTATATTACTGCTTCGGTTCAGGATCATGGTTACCATCCGGGCAAGAGTAATCGTATCGGGCGGTTTAATCTTTGGAAACACCTGCTGCTGGAGAATAGCGGGCGTCCCGAAAGTCTTGTTTTTGAAACCGTACCCCCTGAATTCACCCGCATGGCTGAGCTGCAGGACAGTATCGGCGGTGGTGCAGTAAGTGATACCGGGGCGGCAGCAGTGCTGGGAGCTCTGTTTGTGGACGGGATTATGGAGCACAGTCATCGGCAGGGGGTCTGCCTGATTAATGTGGGCAATAGTCATACGGTTTCTTTTCTGATCTTTAAGGGTGCGGTTTACGGAGTTTATGAGCATCATACCGGAAATATGACCCCGGAAAAGCTCTGGAATGATTCCCAGCGTTTCCGGCAGGGTAAAATAAGTTTCCAGGATGTTTTTGATGACTGGGGACACGGCTGCCTGACTCTTGACCTGCCGGAAGAGGCGCAGGGGTTTGCTCCCACATATGTGCTTGGTCCCCGCCGGGCATTGCTGGAAGGTTATCCGGTAGAATTCCCTGCTCCCGGGGGGGATATGATGCTTGCCGGAAGCTTTGGCCTGATAAAGGGAATGGAGATGAAAGGCATATTGTAA